The Streptomyces sp. NBC_00162 sequence CGTTCCAGGAGCGTCAGTCCGGGGGCCTTGTCGGCGATGTGGATCAGGTACTGGGCGATGCTCTTGCCGCCTTCGACGGGGCGCAGCACGGTGCCGACCAGGCCGCCGCCGTCGGCGGTCATCGTGGCGTCGGGGTCGAGGAGGGCGACGAGGGCCTCGATGTCCTTGGATTCCCAAGCCTCTTTGAAGTCCCGTACCAGGACGGCCTGGCCGACTGCGGGGGTCGCCGGGGTCCGTGCGGCGCGGACGCGCCGGCGGCCGGAGGACGCCAGCTGCCGACAGGCCGCGGGCGTGCGGCCGACGATTTCGGCGACTTCGGCGAAGGGGTAGCGGAAGACGTCGTGGAGGATGAACGCGACGCGCTCGGCCGGCGTCATGGATTCGAGTACGACGAGGAAGGCCATGTGCACCGACTCGTCGAGGGTGATCCGGTCGGCGGGGTCGGCCGGTTCGGTCCCGCCGTCGTCCGCTCGCCCGCTGATCCACTCCGAGCGGTCGGGCAGCGGCTCGGGTATCCAGGTGCCGACGTAGCGTTCGCGGCGGGCCCGTGCCGAGCCGAGCACGTCGAGGCAGATACGGCTGGCGACCGTCGTGAGCCAGGCGCCGGGCGAGGCGATGGCCGCCTGTTGCTGCCGTGACATGGCGTACCAGCGGGTGTAGGTCTCCTGCACGGCGTCCTCGGCCTCGGCCAGCGAACCCAGCAGCCGGTAGGCGAGGTTGATCAGCTGGCGCCGCTCGCCGACGATCGCGCTCAGGTCGGGCTCGGACGGTTCGTGCCCTGACTCGGATGGGGTGCTCATGTCGCGACTGCTCCCTGGTTGATCTCGTCTGTTTCCGCTCTCGGCACTTCGACCGGCACATCGATCGGTACTTCGACGAAACACCGCACCGGATTGTGAGGCCGACGCCTCACCTCACATTTCGCGGGCCTGCGTCGTCGGACCACCGAGACGCTATCGACCCACCGCCGCGAGGCAGAAGAAGGGACCACATCATGGCCGTACAGACGACGACAGCACCGGGCAGATCCACGTTTCTGCAGGTCGCGATCGGCTTGCAGACCTTGACCCTGTTCTTCCAGGCGGTCACCGCCGGACTGTTGCTGTCCACGTCCTACGGTGAGGTGCTGCACGGCGTGGGAGCGCGCGTGATGTACGGCGCGTCGATGCTGTACGTGCTCGCCGCGATCCTGGCGTGGCGGCCGGGCGGCGGCTCGCCGCGACCCGTCCTGTACGCGTCCGGCTTCCTCGCGCTCGCCTCCGTGCAGGTGGTCCTCGGCATCGCGCACATGCCGACGCTCCATGTCCCCCTGGGCGTGCTGATGTTCGGCCTGAGCGTGCTGGCGCTGGGCCAGGCGCTGTCCCGCGCTCTCGGCGTAAGCCCACTGCGACGTACCGTGTGACGCGCCGGCGGCCCTTCCCCCTCCCCACCCCCCCCCGCACCCGGAACGCATTCCCTTGCCAGGACGCGAACCGGGCCCGGATACGATCTCAACTTCGTGATCATCGAGGGGGAATTGATGGCGACCGCCGACCATGCCGTGCTGAGTCCACTGGGGCCGAACGATCCACAGGAGATCGCCGGTTACCGGCTGCTCGCGCGGATCGGCGAAGGCGGAATGGGATCGGTCTACCTGTCCCGAACCCGGGGCAACCAGCCGGTCGCACTGAAGGTCATCCGGCGCGAGTTCGCCCAGGAGCAGGACTTCCGTGCCCGCTTCGAGCATGAGGTCCAGGCAGCGCGCCGGGTGCAGGGCTACCACATCGTGCCGGTCGTGGACCACGACACCAGCGGTGAACAGCCCTGGCTCGCCAGCGCCTACGTACCGGGCCTGGCGCTGGACGACGCGCTCGCCACCCATGGGCCGCTCCCGATGCCCGCCGTGTTCCAGCTGATCGGCTGCACCGCGCAGGCTCTGCATTCCGTACACGCCGCCTCGGTGATACACCGCGACCTGAAACCCAGCAACATCCTGCTGAGTTCGAACGGCCCCTGGGTGATCGACTTCGGTATCGCGCGCGCCACCGACGCCACCCAGCTCACGCGCAGCGGTGGGTTCATCGGGACACCGCAGTACATGTCGCCCGAGCATGCGCTGGGCCGCCAAGTCACCCCGGCGACCGACATCTTCGCGCTGGGACTGATCGCCGCGGTCGTGGCCACCGGTCGCCACCCGTACGGCGACGGCGCGGGAATCTCGATCGCCGCCTCGATCGCCAACACTCCGCAGCAGGCGCCGGATCTGAGCGGCTACCCGGATCCGCTACGGCCGTTGCTGGAGCGCTGCCTGGCGGCCGATGCTTCCCAGCGGCCCGGGCCTGCCGAGCTGGCCGAGTGGTGCCAGCGGGCGGCGGGCCGGCCACTGCGTGACTTCAAGGACTGGCTGCCCGCCGGGCTCACGGCGGAGATCGCGCGGCGGGAGCAGCTGTCGCAGACGCCCCCCCAGCCTCAGACCCCGCCGCAGATGCCCCCGCAGACCCCGCCGCAGCCCTCGTACAACCCGACGTACGTACCGACGCAGGCGTCCGGGCCGGGTCAGCCGATGCAGGGGACAACGGGTCCCCAGGCGGCGATATACGGCGCCGCCACTGCCACAGCGTCCGTTCCCACTCCCGCTCCCACCCCCGTTCCCGTTCCCGTTCCCCCGAACCGTGGCCGCAGCCGGGTGCCCCTGGTCGTCGGCGCGGGGATCCTGGCCGTCGTCCTGGCCGCGGGCGGCACCTGGTACGTCACGCGCGCAGACGACAAGAGCGGGAATGGGAGCAAGGGCGGGGACAAGGCGGCGGACCAGCCGAAGCCCTCTTCGTCCGAGCCGCAGACCCAGGCCCCGGCGTCCGCGCAGCCTCAGACTCCTGCCGCCCCCGGTTACACGGTGGTGTTCAACGACAAGTCGTTGAAGCTCCTGGCTCCCAGGGAATTCGGCAAGTACAACGACGTGGACCTCGACTTCCCGAAGGTGGCGCCGTTCGGAGAGATCGCGAGCGGCAACCGGGAGCTGCAGATGGGATTCGACGCCGTCGAGAGCCGAACGACGTTCGGCAAGAGCAAGGGCCCCACCCCCGAGCAGTGCGCGACCGGAGCCGCCACGAACCCGATTCCCGACAAGCTGAACAGTGCTGCCCTGACCGGAGCGGACAGCACCATCGTTCAGGGCGATCTGCTCTGCACGGTTACGTCCAAGGGCAACCTGGCGATGGTGAAGATCGTCGGCATCGAGCCCTCGACCAGCAAGCAGTACGACATCCCGACCTACCTCACCGAAGTGACGCTCTGGAAGCGACAGTCGTAGCGGCGGGGTCAGGCCGCTGCCTCCGCCTGTGCGCGGCTCCGGGTCTCCTGCCGTACGACACGGCGGCGCCGCGACGGCATGCCCACGGTCGGGTTGGCGACGCCCCAGGCCGCGCCCTTGCAGATGAGTTCCTTGAAGCGGGCGGCCACGCGGCCCGTCAGGGCGCTGTCGACCGCTCGGTCGTCGGCGGTGACGGACTGGATCAGCCCGTCCTTGCGGCCGAGGGAGATGCACTGCTTGGAGTAGTGGATCGAGACGTGGGGGACCTTGGTGTCGGTGAGGCGGGCGGCGATGGCGTCGGCGGCCTGCCAGGCCATGGGGATACCCGAGGCGCAGGACATGCGCAGCGGCTTGTCGCCCGGGCCCATCGCCATCGCCGCGTCGCCCACGGCGTACACGTCCGGGTGGGACACCGAGCGCATCGTGCTGTCGACCACGATCTGGCCACGGTCGGTGACCTCCAGGGCGGTGGCCCGGGCGATCGGGTGGACGGCGAAGCCGGTGGTCCAGACCGTGACCTCGGCGGGGATGGTCCGGCCGCCGGCGGTCGTCACGCCGTCCGCCTCCACGGCGTTGACCGCGGTGTGTTCGTGGACCGTGATGCCGAGCTTGTCCACCACCTTCCGCAGGTGGGCGCGGCCCTTCTCCGAGAGCCAGTCGCCGAGGGCGCCGTGGGCGGCCAGGGCGACGTCGAGGTCCGGGCGGGCCTCGGCGATCTCGGTCACGGCCTCCAGGCCCGTCAGGCCGCCGCCGACCACGACCACGGGCCGGCCGGCGTCCAGGGCGGCCAGGCGATCGCGGAGGCGGCGGGCGCCGGGGCGGCTGGAGACCTCGTGGGCGTGTTCGGCGGTGCCGGGGACGCCCCCGTCGTTCCAGCCGCTGCCGAGGGCGTAGACCAGAGTGTCGTACTCCAGTTGCTCCAGCTCCTCCCGCTCGGGGCCGTTCGCGGCGGCGACCGTGACCGTCTTGCGGTCCACGTCCACGCCGGTGACCTCTCCGAGCTTCAGCTCCACACCCGTGCCGGCGAACATCTCGCCGAACGGGCGGGGCTTGAGGTCCTGGCCGGCCGCGAGCTGGTGCAGCCGGACGCGCTCGACGAAGTCGGGCTCGGGGTTGACGAGGGTGATGGCGACGTCCTGGCGGTGCAGCCGCTTGGCGAGGCGGCCGGCGGCGAGGGCACCGGTGTAGCCGGCTCCGAGGATGACGATGCGGTGCTGCATGTCCGTGCTCCTGTCTGGGCGGGGGCCGCCGTTGTCCGGCGTGGTTTCGCCTCTTGAACCGGACAGCCCCCCGTTCCCTGACAGGATCCGAATGTGACCCGCGTCACACCTCCTCAGAGGGTGAGGAGGGGGCCCTCCCCGTGGTCCGCGGCGGCCCACAGCTCGGTCGCGCGGACGAGTTTGTCGGGGTTGGCCTGGCTGCGGATCGCGACGATGCCCTCCGCGGCGACCTCCAGGCAGATGATCCCGACGACCCGGCCGTCCACGACCGCCACGATGGCGGGCTCGCCGTTCGCGGTCGTGGCGTAGATGTCGGGCGCGCCGCCGACATGGGCCCGCTTGGCCGCGCCGGGCTTGAACAGGCCGCGCATGAACGTGGCGACCGCGAGCGCGCCCTCGAACGCCTTCGTACGCGCCGGGACCTTCCCGCCGCCGTCGCCGACCGCGACGGCGTCCTGGGTGAGCAGGCGCACGAGGGGTTCGGTACGGCCGGTGGTCGCCGCCGCCAGGAACTCCTCGACGATCCTGCGGGCGGCGGCCGCGTCGATCTCGGTGCGCGCCTTGCCGTCCGCGATGTGCTTCTTGGCCCGGTGGTAGATCTGCTGGCTGGCGGCCTCGGTGATGTCCAGGATCTCGGCGATCTCCCGGTGCGGGTGCTCGAAGGCCTCGCGCAGCACGTACACCGCCCGCTCGCCCGGCGACAGGCGCTCCAGCAGGACGAGGACGGCGTACGACACGGACTCGCGCTGCTCGGCGGTGTCGGCCGGGCCGAGCATCGGGTCCCCGGCGAGCAGCGGCTCGGGGAGCCATCTCCCCACGTACGTCTCGCGCCGGGCACGTGCCGAAGTGAGCATGTTGAGGCACCAGTTGGTGAGGACCTTCGTCAGCCAGGCCTCAGGCACCTCGATCCGCCCGACGTCGGCCGCCTGCCAGCGCAGGAACGTCTCCTGTACGGCATCCTCAGCCTCACTCGCCGAGCCGAGCAGCCGGTAGGCAATGGCCTCCAGCCGGGGCCTGGCACTCTCGAACCGGTCCACGTCACTCATGATCAAGGCCATACTCGCGATCCTAGGCGCCCCGGGATTGGAACGGCAGGCGAGACAGCACTCCCCGGTGAGCGGCGAGTTGTACGCGGCGAAGGCGCCTGGCGAGGCCTGGCAACGACGAAGCCCCAGGTCGCTGACCTGGGGCTTCTTGTCTAAGCGGATGACGGGAATCGGACCCGCGCCATAAGCTTGGGAATCACTCGGCACTTGGAAGTGCGTACAACCTCTGACCTGCGGAAACGTTCGCCGACGACCCCGCGCAGCGGGGGCCCGCGCCCCTGCGTCGTTGTGCGCCTCCGTCACGGGAGTCGCTGCGCCGCACTTTGGCCGCGGTGTCAGTCAACGGGCCGTAGCGCGCGCTCGGAGCGCAGCGCCGCCCAGGCGGCCACGGCGGCCAGGGCCGCGACCCCGGCGAGGGCGAGGCCGCCGGTCAGGGGTGCGGGATCGGACGGGGCCTGATTCCAGAGGTAGAGCTGGTATTGGGCCTCGGCGGGCAGGTTCAGCAGATCGGCGATCCAGCGGTGCGGCAGGAACGGCGCCGCCGGAAGCAGCACGAGTGGCGCGGTCACCAGCAGGGGACCGATGCCGAGCGCGAGGGTCCCGATGACGCTGCGCAGCAGGGCCGCCGCGAGGGCGGCCAGGGAGATGAAGAGGAGTTGGACGAGGAGGGCGGCGGCGATCGCGCCTGCGGCCTGGCCCCAGGTCGCGAACTCGACGGGCAGGGGAGGTGACGTGTGGACGGCCCCGTCGGCGAACGCGGGGGGCACTGCGCGGGGCCGCACCGGCCACAGCCGGGCGTATGCCGAGGTGCTCAGCCACAGCAGCACGCCGGTGACGATCTGGCTGGCGAGTGACAGGGCGAGTGCGGCGCCGACCTTGCGGGCCCACAGCACCCCGACCCGGTTCTCGAACAGGCGCAGGGCGCTCCAGGTGCCGCCTTCCAGGGTCTGGCCGAGCCCCGTGGCGACGACCACTGCCGTGAGGACGAGACCCAGCAGGGTCGCGAACTGCCATGCCGCCGCTCGCAGCGCCGACGGGAGCGAGGTGAGCGCCGACACCGAGGGGTCGAGCACCCCGTACGGGGCTCCCGCCATCCAGAGCCGGCCGACGAGGGCCAGGGCCAGCAGCATCACAGCCGCGGTCGCTCCCCATACGGGGGCGGTCCACAGGGCTCGCAGCTCGCCGGCCCAGGCGGTCCCCTCCCCGCGCGCCGGCCGCCGCCGGGTACCGGCCATCAGGCGCGGTCCCGGGTTCGGTTGAGGCGGTCCAGTCCGAGCCAGAGCAGGCCGATGAGGGCCAGGGTCGGCAGGACGCGGAGCAGGACGGGGGCCGTGGAGGGGTCGGTGGAGATCCAGAAGTGGTCCCAGACCCCGTCCACCGCACCGAAGCCGACGAGGTCGGCCAGCGCGCCGCCGGGGAGCCAGGCGCCGAGCCCCGGGGCGGCGGAGGTGCGGACCACCAGGACGAGCAGCAGCATCCCGGCGAGGAAGGTGCGCATCGGCTGGCGCAGCAGTGCGCCGAGGGCGACCGCGACGGCTGCGGCCCCGGCCAGCACGGCTGCCCCGGCCAGTACGCCGAGTGCGGTGTCGGCGAAGACCGTGCCGAGGGCGCCGGGCGAAGGCAGCGTGTAGGCGTTGCGGCCGTAGAGCAGGCCGAACGCGGCTGTAACGGCGGCCGACACGCACAGCAGCACCAAACTCCACGCCCAGACGGCCAGGGCCTTGGCGGCGAGCAGCCTGCTGAGGCGGGACTCGTAGAGGAGGAGCGGCACGATGCTGCCCCGGCTCCACTCGCCGGCGACGGAGAAGGCCGCCAGCATGACGAGGAGCGCGAGCCCGGGAACGGACGTCAGCAGCCGTATGGT is a genomic window containing:
- the sigJ gene encoding RNA polymerase sigma factor SigJ — protein: MSTPSESGHEPSEPDLSAIVGERRQLINLAYRLLGSLAEAEDAVQETYTRWYAMSRQQQAAIASPGAWLTTVASRICLDVLGSARARRERYVGTWIPEPLPDRSEWISGRADDGGTEPADPADRITLDESVHMAFLVVLESMTPAERVAFILHDVFRYPFAEVAEIVGRTPAACRQLASSGRRRVRAARTPATPAVGQAVLVRDFKEAWESKDIEALVALLDPDATMTADGGGLVGTVLRPVEGGKSIAQYLIHIADKAPGLTLLERTVNGRPGLVAHLSGIPVTVAALDVTDGRITRIWAVRNPEKLRAWTESGEI
- a CDS encoding serine/threonine-protein kinase; this encodes MATADHAVLSPLGPNDPQEIAGYRLLARIGEGGMGSVYLSRTRGNQPVALKVIRREFAQEQDFRARFEHEVQAARRVQGYHIVPVVDHDTSGEQPWLASAYVPGLALDDALATHGPLPMPAVFQLIGCTAQALHSVHAASVIHRDLKPSNILLSSNGPWVIDFGIARATDATQLTRSGGFIGTPQYMSPEHALGRQVTPATDIFALGLIAAVVATGRHPYGDGAGISIAASIANTPQQAPDLSGYPDPLRPLLERCLAADASQRPGPAELAEWCQRAAGRPLRDFKDWLPAGLTAEIARREQLSQTPPQPQTPPQMPPQTPPQPSYNPTYVPTQASGPGQPMQGTTGPQAAIYGAATATASVPTPAPTPVPVPVPPNRGRSRVPLVVGAGILAVVLAAGGTWYVTRADDKSGNGSKGGDKAADQPKPSSSEPQTQAPASAQPQTPAAPGYTVVFNDKSLKLLAPREFGKYNDVDLDFPKVAPFGEIASGNRELQMGFDAVESRTTFGKSKGPTPEQCATGAATNPIPDKLNSAALTGADSTIVQGDLLCTVTSKGNLAMVKIVGIEPSTSKQYDIPTYLTEVTLWKRQS
- a CDS encoding NAD(P)/FAD-dependent oxidoreductase — protein: MQHRIVILGAGYTGALAAGRLAKRLHRQDVAITLVNPEPDFVERVRLHQLAAGQDLKPRPFGEMFAGTGVELKLGEVTGVDVDRKTVTVAAANGPEREELEQLEYDTLVYALGSGWNDGGVPGTAEHAHEVSSRPGARRLRDRLAALDAGRPVVVVGGGLTGLEAVTEIAEARPDLDVALAAHGALGDWLSEKGRAHLRKVVDKLGITVHEHTAVNAVEADGVTTAGGRTIPAEVTVWTTGFAVHPIARATALEVTDRGQIVVDSTMRSVSHPDVYAVGDAAMAMGPGDKPLRMSCASGIPMAWQAADAIAARLTDTKVPHVSIHYSKQCISLGRKDGLIQSVTADDRAVDSALTGRVAARFKELICKGAAWGVANPTVGMPSRRRRVVRQETRSRAQAEAAA
- the sigJ gene encoding RNA polymerase sigma factor SigJ, producing MALIMSDVDRFESARPRLEAIAYRLLGSASEAEDAVQETFLRWQAADVGRIEVPEAWLTKVLTNWCLNMLTSARARRETYVGRWLPEPLLAGDPMLGPADTAEQRESVSYAVLVLLERLSPGERAVYVLREAFEHPHREIAEILDITEAASQQIYHRAKKHIADGKARTEIDAAAARRIVEEFLAAATTGRTEPLVRLLTQDAVAVGDGGGKVPARTKAFEGALAVATFMRGLFKPGAAKRAHVGGAPDIYATTANGEPAIVAVVDGRVVGIICLEVAAEGIVAIRSQANPDKLVRATELWAAADHGEGPLLTL
- a CDS encoding ABC transporter permease subunit, which encodes MNRLVRAETRRLLRHPLALTLATLFVFGSLYCAWVSQNMASYNITQVQANLDYLPRSCDSKQNTPEQKAKCLAEVPLQAVGLERIQDRFTAEGVRAAHAQHPVGSLLWTIRLLTSVPGLALLVMLAAFSVAGEWSRGSIVPLLLYESRLSRLLAAKALAVWAWSLVLLCVSAAVTAAFGLLYGRNAYTLPSPGALGTVFADTALGVLAGAAVLAGAAAVAVALGALLRQPMRTFLAGMLLLVLVVRTSAAPGLGAWLPGGALADLVGFGAVDGVWDHFWISTDPSTAPVLLRVLPTLALIGLLWLGLDRLNRTRDRA